A DNA window from Candidatus Zixiibacteriota bacterium contains the following coding sequences:
- a CDS encoding DUF2064 domain-containing protein: MSAQKKQAALIIFLEDTNRDMIHNRLTDDLTRVEKNNLYRAFLEDTMYTCLSMNNVAVMVNYPSEVAREIVEEAIENLKHKLTPKKRKFIDSDDFVAVSSKGESQGERLRNAFGRAFRCDYSPVLLIGCVTPTLSRSVLQNAVRQLNKYDVVFGPTLEGSYYLIGLSSHERDLYAKIDWDDLNTALYSQMVSVAEDESLKWNELDLWYDLRQPEDFEFLVRDINFFRQVGDEKSASSTEEVLDEILKKIS; this comes from the coding sequence ATGTCCGCACAGAAAAAGCAGGCCGCATTGATAATATTTCTGGAAGATACCAACCGGGATATGATCCATAATCGCCTGACCGACGATCTGACCCGTGTGGAGAAAAATAACCTCTACCGCGCATTTCTGGAAGATACCATGTATACCTGTCTCAGCATGAATAATGTGGCTGTTATGGTAAATTATCCCTCTGAAGTGGCCCGTGAGATTGTCGAGGAAGCGATTGAAAACCTCAAGCATAAATTGACCCCCAAGAAACGCAAGTTTATCGACAGCGATGATTTCGTGGCTGTATCCAGCAAAGGAGAAAGTCAGGGGGAGAGGCTTCGCAACGCTTTTGGCCGGGCATTTAGGTGCGATTATTCACCGGTTCTTTTAATCGGCTGTGTTACACCGACCCTTTCCAGGAGTGTACTCCAGAACGCTGTTCGACAGCTTAATAAATATGATGTGGTTTTCGGACCGACTTTGGAAGGGAGCTACTACCTGATCGGGCTCTCCAGCCATGAGCGTGATCTTTATGCGAAGATCGACTGGGATGACCTCAACACCGCCCTTTACAGCCAGATGGTTTCAGTAGCCGAAGACGAATCGCTCAAATGGAACGAACTCGATTTGTGGTACGATTTGCGCCAGCCGGAAGACTTTGAATTCCTGGTGCGCGATATTAATTTTTTCAGGCAGGTCGGTGATGAAAAATCAGCCAGCTCAACCGAAGAAGTACTCGATGAAATACTAAAGAAGATATCATGA